CGATTTTTCGGGTATCTGACTTCGTTTCTTTTTGACTCAAGTCGGGGTCGTTGGGATAGTCGTCGTTTGCATCTAGAATACCGTCGTCGTCGGCATCCGAATTTGACGACTCGCTAGTTTCATCAGTTCCAGTACTATCAGCGGTCTCATCGCTACTAAGACATCCTGCGACCCCGCTGAGACTGATAGTACTCATCCCTAATACCTTCCTTCGTGAATAATCCATATTCATGCGGAGAAGCCAGTAGTAATGTGCTTTGTGAAATATTTATTCACGAGAACGATACCATATGTTCGAATTACTGTTCAACCTATTGGAAGATGACTGAGCGTGAATTACTCGAACGGCTCTCCGATAGTGTGCAGCCGCTATCGTAGCGCCCGTTTTCTGCTATCGTGGGTAGAGATTATCCCCAGAAGACAACGCCCTCATCAGTGAGTGGATTCTCGATACAACCCCTTACCGTCGACTGTCGAACTCGAGGTCCACGGTGAGAAACGAGCGGAAAATCGGAGGCCGTGGCGATCAATTTTATGCAGTTCCCAAACACTTCGAGACGGTATGGGAGCAACGGTCAACGGGACGGTCAGAGGAATGGGACACCGAGCGAATCCGGCGTTCGCCGTCGGCGCGGTCCTCGTCCCGATCGCGGCGCTCGTCTATGCCACTCAGTTCGGGACCCTCGAGCACCACACCTACGTCCACGTCATGGCGGGCGTTCTCTGGACGGGCATCGACCTGTTCATGGCGCTCGTGCTCGGGCCGGTCCTCGGAGGCCTCGAGACCTCGGAACGGGCGAGCGTCTTCGAGCGGTTCACGCCGAAGATGACGTTTCTGATGCCGACCCTTGCCGTCGTGACGATCTTCGGCGGGATCACGCTGGCCATACGAATGGGGATGTTTGCCCCCGCCAACCCGTGGATTGCGCTGTTCTCGACGGCGTCGGTCCTCCCGGCACTCCTCCTGATTGGCCACCAGTTCGACGCCCTTCGCGACCGCCGCTGGCTGACCGTCTTCGGCGTCGCCGCGGTCGTCCACGTCGCCTCCCTCGTCACGACGCTGCCCGAGTTCGAACCGACGAGCCCGTCGATCATGGTCGCGCTCGCGATTGTCACCGTCCTCACCGTGCTCGGCTTCGGCGTGCTCCTGCCCGGCGAGGCGCGGATCTACCTCGAGATGGTCTCGGCCGACCCCGACCCGGACGTGATCAGCTACTACGGGATGCGCAACGCGAAACTCAGCGCGGTCCAGGGCGGGTTCCAGCTGGCGATCATCGTCGTCATGGTCTACATGCGGTGGGGCTGGGTCTGAGCGGTCGATTCCATCTTCCGTCCGATATCCTCATCGTTCTGTCGTAATCCTTGGATAGACGGCCGATCGGTCAGCCGCAACCGTCTCTTCCAATGCAACCGAATAGAGCGCCTACCTCCAACGCCGCCGGATAGAATCGACTGCTAGCTCGAGGCGGCGACGCCGGAGTCCGACGCCGTCGACGGCTCTGACTCGCTGATGCGCACCCGCCTGATGCGCGTGTCGTCGACGCGTTCGACGGTCAGTTCGGCGCCGTCGTAGGCGAACGTCTCGCCGGGCTCGACTAGTCGGCCGGCGCGGTTGAAGACGAAGCCGGCGATCGTTTCGAACTCCTCGCCCTCGGGGAACTCGACGCCGGTGACGTCGTTGACGTCCTCGACGTTCACCTCGCCGTCGACGCGGACGGTTCGGTCGTTGACGGTTTCGATCGGTTCCGCCTCCTGAGTGTCGAGGATCTCGCCGACGACCGCCTCGACGATGTCCTCGGTGGTGACGATCCCCTCCGTCGTCCCGAACTCGTCGATGACGACAACCTGTTCGACGCGCTCGCGGCGCATCTCGCGGAACAGCTCGTCGACCTGCTTGCTCTCGGGGACGTGCAGCGTCTCCTCGACATGGGCCTTGAGCGAGCCGTCATCGGCCGACTCGCGACCACCGACGAGGTCGCCGAGCGCGACGACGCCGACAACGGTGTCGAGATCGTCGTCGTAGACCGGCAGGCGGGTGTGGCCGCTCTCGACGCACTTCGCGACGGCTTCGTCGACGGTCGCTTCTCGATCGACGGCAGTGACGTCCAATCGCGGCGTCATCACCTCTTTGGCGATGGTGTCGTTGAACCGGAACACGCGCTGGAGCATCTCGCGCTCGTCGGCCTCGATGACCCCTTCGCTCTCGCCGGTCCGGATCAACTCCCGAATCTCCTCGCGGGTGACGTACGACTCTTCGACGGCCGTGCCGCCGGTCAGGCGGTTGAGCACCC
Above is a genomic segment from Haloterrigena salifodinae containing:
- a CDS encoding hemolysin family protein encodes the protein MSGLEATAVLADVARPIAASGAVGLEPSTTLVAAAGSAALLVLLVLSGFFSSAEIAMFSLAHHRIEALVEDGAPGAETVQALKDDPHRLLVTILVGNNLVNIAMSSIATGLFAMYTSQGRAMLAATFGVTAVVLLFGESAPKSYAIENTESWALSVARPLKYSEYALFPLVVTFDALTRVLNRLTGGTAVEESYVTREEIRELIRTGESEGVIEADEREMLQRVFRFNDTIAKEVMTPRLDVTAVDREATVDEAVAKCVESGHTRLPVYDDDLDTVVGVVALGDLVGGRESADDGSLKAHVEETLHVPESKQVDELFREMRRERVEQVVVIDEFGTTEGIVTTEDIVEAVVGEILDTQEAEPIETVNDRTVRVDGEVNVEDVNDVTGVEFPEGEEFETIAGFVFNRAGRLVEPGETFAYDGAELTVERVDDTRIRRVRISESEPSTASDSGVAASS